DNA sequence from the Cydia fagiglandana chromosome 12, ilCydFagi1.1, whole genome shotgun sequence genome:
CAATTCATCTCGAATTAATTACAGGGCTCGAGTCAGCCAACTTCCTGGCGGCCCTGCGACGGTTCATCGCCAGGAGAGGTAAACCGAAGGAGTTGGTGAGTGACAATTCAACAACTTTTCATGGGGCTAGTAACGAACTGAAAGATTTGTATAAATATCTACAGGACAGCTCGAGCGAACTAGCATCTCATTGCGCAGACGAGGGCATAAAATGGAGTTTTATTCCTGTCTATACACCTCATATGGGGTCACTATGGGAATCTAGTATAAAACTAACCAAATATCATTTAAAAAGAGTGTTAGGGTTATCTCTGTTAACTTATGAACAATTTGTAACTATCCTACATCAAGTAGAATCGATAGTCAATTCTAGGCCATTGTGTCCATTACCTACTTCAAATCCTGACTATCCTGTCCTCACGCCAGCTCACTTTTTAATTGGAAAGGCACCAAATTCACTTCCTGATGAAGATTATAACAATGTACCAAAAAACCGATTAACTCACTATCAACTTTTGCAACAAATCACCCAGGACTTCTGGCGGCGCTGGTCACGTGACTAAGTACATCGGAACGCTGCAGGAGCGCACGAAGTGGAGGAGCGCGCGCGGCCCAAGCCTCGCAGTCGGCACCGTCGTCCTGGTGCGAGAAGAGCGCCTGCCACCCTGCCGGTGGAGGCTGGGCAAGATCGTCGCGACGCAGCCGGGCCGGGATGGCATCACCAGGGTAGCCATCATCCGAACCGCCAGAGGAGACATCCAACGCGCATTCAATAACATATGTCCTTTACCTACTTCGGGCCAAGTTATATAAGTAGTTAATACCTACGAACCTAATGTTAtcgtttaaataattataattaagtaataagtatgattaagtacctataccttACTTACCTAGTATAATTACATAATAAGAATACCTACTccctatttaaaataaaaaacatgtcCTAACGTTGTTTCATTTATAAGAATGGGCACAGCTctaatttaaatataagtaattaCCTAACTATAGCTCATAACAAAAAACTCTGCCCATCCTTACTAATAGGTAGATATATATAAGGCCTATTCTTTGAAATACCTAATGTTACTCATAAAACATTAACTATTTCAAGGGGTGGCAAAATGTTAAGACCTATCTTAACAGGGAATAGATAAATAGATATTAGCCAATACCTACTTGCCTACGCCATCTAGGTTAGGGCTCTCAAACTTCTTAGATATTAGACATAAATCACCAGTAGACAGCACCACAGTTCCATAATATGTAAATAAGGTGACATCTACCGAAACTCTTATGTACTAGTATAATTACTCAATAGCTTAGTTTAGGTATGTTGGTATATGTAATAGTTCATAACTAATCAGTAGTGTGGCGCTGTACGCACCTATATAAGCACCGATTTGGATTTATATCGAATCACATTTTCCAACCAGCCTTCTGCTTAACATTAAACCTAATGTAGTATAATATTCCCTGCTTTTATTTGGCCGCCATTACCTCCACGCTGGACAGGGGTAAGACATTACAATTatgatacttaaatacaaataGTCCGTTTAATTGTGGACGATGATCTCTTATACCATcgcccatcggtggaccttatgccttttgtaataaggtccaccgatgtacggCTAGCAGTGTTCTGTTACCTTTATTGGCCATAAGGTGTGCCATCTCCTGGAACCGCAGGTCGTAGCAGATGCCCAGTCCAATCTTCACTCCGTGGACCTCGAATGTGGTCAACTGGTCGCCGGCTGACAGCACTTCGGATTCTTTAAACGTTATCTTATTTGGAATGTCGATGTCGAAGAGGTGCATCTAAAAAACGATAGGTTTCGATtaaatactcgtacatatatGGATGCACCAGATATGGATTAATCCATCAAATAAATGGGTGAAACAAGTACTGAAAACGTGAATTCGTTTTTTATTAGAATAGCTATAAAAATAACTCATTTTAGGTGCAttcagctgcaaaagtgcatacccacTTTGGGAATTTACACCTTccataaggtaggtaggtatgcatTTTTGTGGCTTGTATTACACAATGggtttttattttaacactCTGAGTGGACTTTGTAAAGTCTGTAGACATAATAAGACGATTCTGGCTATGTCCAGTAGTGAACGTCTTTCggatgatatgatgatgatttggAAACAGGAAAGCCCTGAAGGTGTTTGCTTGACGTTGCGATGGATGACATGCACGCCATGGTTTCACAAAAGAGTATTTAGAGAATGTCTAAGACCATGCACGTGAAAAataaacaacgggttgcactctgggagtgccggcagaagtaaaaactcaatgacattgcaacagtttttcgatcaggtcacgaatcttacggtcacgtgacctgtcgcgagtttaacattttttccccatcacaaaaagtgcacagcgccgctaaagaagttttcacttcaaaaagttGTAAAGTATACCTTCCTGTGCTGCGCCAGCAGTTTCCCTCGCGCGTCCCACACGGTGCACGTGTTGTACAGCCGCTCCCCGCAGCGCTCGGGCACGGTGCCCCCCACCACGCACACGCCGGCCTCCGCTGCCGCCTTGGAGAGCGCACGGGACGTCTCCCCCACGGGGACTTCTTCCGCGTATTGCTCGAAGAACTCTGAAAGACAAGATTatagtacagtgaaacctggttaagtgggacctggataagtgagaaacctctatagcttggactcatggtgcggtcccgacactttagcactgaattacctctattagtgagataaaacgaacctctataactgagattagttgttgtgattttatagtcacatctacctctataattgagacagagagtgtattttacctcttttactgagactatatttataagattacattttcctaattgttttttaagaaTTTTATAGGAATTgacctctgtatctgagataacgtcaatctatgacctctctaacttggactttattgatcAATTTCCGTCTTCTTACTGACTCTtggtctatccacaaattctgCATTGgcttaattgtgtctaaacgacttcaagttttattttgttactttatgtagttaaaactatcgaaacgaaagctgaaatcttgataagtaacacgaataagcaaattttcatttattaaatgtctaagacgcaatgaagtccgtatcaaatttaattgaaaaaatctatcctttggagaaccattcaaaataaattcaaagaaatatttaaacagacttaaaaaatgtttagggtcaaggattattttaccttatttatttttgaagataattacaaaataccttattaaccacctctataactgaaatatcctctctattctcacctctattaatgggaccctctgtaaatgagacagaaatttatttgtacctggctaactgagagcctgggtaagtggaaaacctctttaagtgagacaaatctgCTCTTCCCTTGaagtctcacttatccaggtttcactgtattttacAGTACGtaaggtgctactttaccgcactggtgcgataattagcacattcaTTACGTAACTATTTCGAAAATTTATAAAACGTtgacgatacacgtgcgaataggtaattcacaactcgtgtcgatttaaaaaaatcccttcggtcgtgttttaatttatcgccacttgttgcgaatttcctacttttcgcacttgtatcgtaatgtactattatcaaATCGTGACAAATAGTAAAAGTTTATAAATCGTATCGTGTGCGTATCGTAGGCGATTATGAAATATGAACCGCAAATCGCAATAGCTTGGATCGGATAAGAGTTGCGAGCTAAGTCCCTCCTGAGTCTGTCAACCAGCAACCACCTCGATCACTCTAGAATCGGTGGCAGATATGCTTTTTACATTGCATGCTTTGTTCCACGCACTTGTCCAGTTATGATTATTACTTCTTTGTAGTGTAGCGCATTCATTCAAGACAACCAGTAACATGTTTACAAAAAAGTTGCTGGAAAACTGAAGCGTTTGCGATGTACACATGTTTATAGTTTATGAAACAGAACTACTTGTAATCTTTTCTTGGTATTGGCACAGTTCATAAAACATATTATCagtgtggtttttttttaacttaatttGACAACGTACAAAATACTGGACATAACTTTcgacctttttagggttccgtacccaaagggtaaaacgggaccctattactaagactccgctgtccgtccgtctgtcaccaagctgtatctcacgaaccgtgatatctagacagttgaaattttcacagatgatgtatttctgttgccgctataacaacaaatactaaaaagtacggaaacctctgtgggcgagtccgactcgcactttgtctggtttttttatattttttctaatgAGAAACATTTACGACTATTGAGCGCTAAGGAGTCGCAATTGAGTTCAAGGCTCCTTGAAAACTTGAAAGGCAAAactcgaagttcgcaaattgcgggcatctttctctgtcactctaattacgccttcattggagtaaaagagaaagatccccgcgaTTTGCCAAttccggttttcgcggtagcccctctgaaatGTATATTtgcaaagtaaataaaatattgccagACCATTTAGGCGATCAACCCTGGAAACCTTAATCAggacataaaaaaaacattatcataaggcagagggaatatatttcccacctgattttgcactttatttcaaagtaataacattcaattttgcataatttctggcacccttatgccttataaagggttaaactgCTACTTACTGGTGCCATAAGGAGAGTTAAAACACTCCGGTAGAGCCACCAGCTGTGCCCCAGCCTGCTTAGCTCGGTGGATCTCCTCGACTGCCCGCGCAATGTTCTTGCTCTTGTCGGGACCAACCGCCAATTGGACCAGGGCAATCTTCAACCCTGAAACAATGGAATTACTgaactaaattaaaaataaaactggaTTGGTCCAGTGAAAAGTCCCAAATAGTATGAGAATGTTCAAAACTTATCGtagaaataataattacaaatacaaatatgtataaattaattaaataaatattatattacattaataGTCTGTTCTTTCAGGCATTTAaaagaatgtaaacaaacatcATATTAATACAAATGGTTGGCATGTAGCTGTAATGTATTATGGTACTAACAATATTGTATGGAATTTTTAATattctgaaataaagatttttttaaatcttttttgTTATAATGTTACAAAGAGGgtaggcctttgcccagcagtggaacacTGGTGTTTCCTAGGTTTGCTTTTTTGATTTGCCATGTGACTGAGTTACACagttttgtttgtttacattatttttaatgttattagaTGGTTTGCAgtggcagtcctcaactgtggGTTTCTTCAACAGAGATTTCCAGCTTCACAAAGCTATACCGTGGAATGAAtatgaccttcaaaccttcaagaaaagagtgtAATCCCATCTCAAAAGAAAGGAAAATcacttacaacccctctggtgttgaaGGTGGCCATTAGCATTGATAATCACCTCACCATCAGACGATTTGTCAGCTCATGGTGCCTCCAAAAAAGGAAACAAAATAGTAGGATTCTCATATCATGTCACAATTTAGTCTTGTATGATtaagataaattaaaagtttggGGTTAGTCAGAT
Encoded proteins:
- the LOC134669456 gene encoding omega-amidase NIT2 isoform X1, whose protein sequence is MLKRGNDSSDDSNEGTFTDAVHPRFLQKPPKVLRGLKIALVQLAVGPDKSKNIARAVEEIHRAKQAGAQLVALPECFNSPYGTKFFEQYAEEVPVGETSRALSKAAAEAGVCVVGGTVPERCGERLYNTCTVWDARGKLLAQHRKMHLFDIDIPNKITFKESEVLSAGDQLTTFEVHGVKIGLGICYDLRFQEMAHLMANKGCSLLIYPGAFNMTTGPKHWELLARARATDQQLWVALVSPARDESAGYVAWGHSTLVDPWGAVVAKLDEKEGTLTGNIDLDTVEEVRSQIPIRSQRRTDIYDTIAK
- the LOC134669456 gene encoding omega-amidase NIT2 isoform X2 — its product is MLKRGLKIALVQLAVGPDKSKNIARAVEEIHRAKQAGAQLVALPECFNSPYGTKFFEQYAEEVPVGETSRALSKAAAEAGVCVVGGTVPERCGERLYNTCTVWDARGKLLAQHRKMHLFDIDIPNKITFKESEVLSAGDQLTTFEVHGVKIGLGICYDLRFQEMAHLMANKGCSLLIYPGAFNMTTGPKHWELLARARATDQQLWVALVSPARDESAGYVAWGHSTLVDPWGAVVAKLDEKEGTLTGNIDLDTVEEVRSQIPIRSQRRTDIYDTIAK